The Rana temporaria chromosome 4, aRanTem1.1, whole genome shotgun sequence genome contains a region encoding:
- the LOC120936459 gene encoding odorant receptor 131-2-like, with amino-acid sequence MNNTTEENNNTDSSLHLAKATFYLLDFLVCCFFTILITQTIWRDSALKKEVRFFLLCQHFMCLTFFFLTGTIFYFLRALRVNAPAIVCWIIFAVQITIGRGVLISLALMALNTCIAICWPLHYEAFAHSVKRKIVACLWIISLFDPTISVIYEIIAKGPKHSVQLDPSCPTTLSGLLPRVAGIVFLIILVSLIIGSYVAIYREGKRAGHFTKNNKNARRTIFIHGLQTALHIIPTFLVIALRKENTLHLMLDLVSFIIFSFAQCASPIVYGLRCKELRDKFLERYLCHVKQLSETENNYSR; translated from the coding sequence ATGAACAATACCACTGAAGAAAACAATAACACCGATTCCAGTCTGCATTTAGCGAAGGCAACTTTCTACCTTCTGGACTTCCTCGTCTGCTGTTTTTTCACCATCCTCATTACGCAGACTATCTGGAGAGACAGTGCACTGAAGAAAGAAGTGAGATTCTTCCTCTTATGCCAACACTTCATGTGTTTGACTTTCTTCTTTTTGACAGGAACCATTTTTTACTTTCTTCGAGCACTCCGAGTTAACGCACCAGCCATTGTGTGCTGGATCATTTTTGCAGTGCAGATAACAATTGGAAGGGGAGTCCTCATTAGTCTTGCCTTAATGGCATTGAACACTTGCATTGCTATTTGCTGGCCATTACACTATGAGGCGTTTGCACATTCAGTGAAACGTAAAATAGTTGCGTGCTTATGGATTATTTCACTTTTTGATCCCACCATTTCAGTGATCTATGAAATTATCGCAAAAGGTCCAAAACATTCTGTCCAGCTGGATCCATCTTGCCCGACAACTTTATCAGGCCTTCTACCAAGAGTAGCTGGAATTGTTTTTCTTATCATTTTAGTCAGTCTAATTATAGGATCCTATGTCGCTATATATAGAGAAGGTAAGCGTGCAGGACATTTTACTaagaacaataaaaatgccaggaGAACTATATTTATTCATGGACTACAGACTGCTCTTCATATCATCCCAACGTTTCTGGTCATTGCACTGCGTAAAGAAAATACTTTACACCTAATGCTGGATTTGgtcagttttattattttttcatttgctcAGTGTGCCAGTCCTATAGTGTATGGACTGAGATGTAAAGAATTAAGAGACAAATTTCTCGAAAGATATCTTTGCCATGTAAAACAGTTGTCAGAAACAGAAAATAATTATAGTAGATGA